The following is a genomic window from Desulfitobacterium chlororespirans DSM 11544.
GTGCCATACCCATCATGGGGTGAAAGCACTTTGGTCAATTTTTTCCACTAACCATCTTTAAACATTCCTGAAAATAGTTTAAGATTTAATAATGAGGTGATTGAGTGCTATTCCTTAACCGCTTTACCAAAACCTATCAAAAGGTGCTTTTTGCTTTAGGCCTGTCCATCGTATTCCTGCTCATCACGGCGGTGACCCGAAGTACTGTTAAACAAGCCGGAGGAATAGCCTGCTTCTTTATCGCAGGCATATTAATTCTGGCGGTGTTTAAGGTTCTCTTCCTGGAATTTGTGGAAGACCCGGATTGGCGACTGAAAGGCAAGAAAGTCATAGAATTTCTGCATACCTGCTTTGGGTGGATTGTTTTTGTCCTGGTGGTCTATCATAGTTTGTACTTCTTGTCTTTAGCTTTTTGGCCGCAAAATGAAATTTCCTCCAATTACTATATCACCGGCGTCCTGGCTTTGATTCCCATGAGTTTGGTTGTGACCTCAGGCTTGGATAAAAACATCATGGCCAGAAGCAAAGAGATCAAATCCTCCTATTTTAACCATATTTTTATGACCATTCTTCTGGCGGTGCTGATCGTTATCCATATCAATTTCCAATAAGCAGAGTTTAAGTTCCTGCATCTGCGTCTATGATTACCTGATAAGTGAGCTGATATGATGAAGGATAGTTTAACACATCGGTTTATGCTGTTCACCACCATTGTGGTGGTATTCATTATGCTCATCAATTTCATCTGGGATTATCACAACCAAAAAGCTCAAGCCACTTTAGAAATGCATGAGAAAGCTCAGGT
Proteins encoded in this region:
- a CDS encoding iron reductase, with amino-acid sequence MLFLNRFTKTYQKVLFALGLSIVFLLITAVTRSTVKQAGGIACFFIAGILILAVFKVLFLEFVEDPDWRLKGKKVIEFLHTCFGWIVFVLVVYHSLYFLSLAFWPQNEISSNYYITGVLALIPMSLVVTSGLDKNIMARSKEIKSSYFNHIFMTILLAVLIVIHINFQ